The following are encoded in a window of Candidatus Methylomirabilota bacterium genomic DNA:
- a CDS encoding zf-HC2 domain-containing protein, giving the protein MGGSAREIGCPECVELLADYIDGSLPPDQTELLEWHLDGCPPCVAFVNTYRGTVDAARRLREHPETKLPPELRQKLIAFLKRSDASR; this is encoded by the coding sequence ATGGGCGGGTCGGCACGAGAGATCGGGTGCCCGGAATGCGTGGAGCTCCTCGCCGACTACATCGACGGATCGCTGCCGCCGGACCAGACCGAGTTGCTCGAGTGGCATCTCGACGGCTGCCCGCCCTGCGTGGCCTTCGTCAATACGTACCGAGGCACCGTGGACGCGGCCCGCCGCCTGCGCGAGCATCCCGAGACCAAGCTGCCGCCCGAGCTCCGCCAGAAGCTGATCGCCTTCCTGAAGCGCTCCGACGCCTCCCGCTAG
- a CDS encoding glycosyltransferase, translating to MPARVALVTPFASPSVRGNAITVERIARGLRQREVEVRVWDLSSVPESAVEHQIVQYGPALIHAFHAFRAGPTAVRLARRTSVPLLVTLTGTDVNHDLVEPDTEPVVRRVLDGANAVGVFDESMAGAILAAMPEIAARIVVVPQSVAFEPATGHWPVAAALQRSPGPIVLFPAGLRKVKQPIRPLEPLDRLRPEHPGLELVYVGPVLDPVEGEAFVRSLVAHPWARHLGAVPHNRMPALLELADVVLNCSLSEGGMANSVLEALSLGRAVLASNIPGNRSLVEEGVTGLLFDSPDELSAKADRLLKDPDLRARLGEAGRERVSARYGADREIDGYLAAYTRLAPAFR from the coding sequence ATGCCCGCCCGCGTGGCTCTCGTCACCCCCTTCGCGTCGCCATCGGTCCGCGGCAATGCCATCACGGTCGAGCGGATCGCCCGCGGCCTCCGTCAGCGTGAGGTGGAGGTGCGGGTCTGGGATCTCTCCAGCGTGCCCGAGAGCGCGGTCGAGCACCAGATCGTCCAGTACGGGCCGGCGCTGATTCACGCCTTCCACGCGTTCCGCGCCGGGCCGACCGCCGTGCGCCTGGCCCGTCGGACATCGGTCCCGCTGCTGGTGACCCTGACCGGCACCGACGTGAACCACGATCTCGTCGAGCCCGATACCGAGCCGGTCGTGCGCCGCGTGCTCGACGGCGCGAACGCGGTGGGCGTGTTCGACGAGTCGATGGCCGGCGCGATCCTCGCCGCGATGCCCGAGATCGCGGCGCGCATCGTGGTGGTGCCGCAGAGCGTGGCCTTCGAGCCGGCCACCGGGCACTGGCCGGTGGCGGCGGCGTTGCAGCGTTCTCCCGGTCCGATCGTGCTGTTTCCCGCCGGGCTCCGGAAGGTCAAGCAGCCCATCCGGCCGCTCGAGCCGCTCGATCGGCTCCGGCCCGAGCACCCCGGCCTCGAGCTGGTGTACGTCGGGCCCGTGCTCGACCCCGTCGAGGGCGAGGCGTTCGTCCGCTCGCTGGTCGCGCATCCGTGGGCGCGCCATCTGGGCGCGGTCCCGCACAACCGGATGCCGGCCCTGCTGGAGCTGGCCGACGTGGTGCTCAACTGCTCGCTCTCCGAGGGCGGGATGGCCAACTCCGTGCTCGAGGCGCTGTCGCTCGGTCGCGCGGTCCTCGCGAGCAACATCCCGGGCAATCGCTCGCTCGTGGAGGAGGGCGTGACCGGCTTGCTCTTCGACTCGCCCGACGAGCTGTCGGCCAAGGCGGATCGGCTCCTCAAGGATCCGGACCTCCGGGCCCGGCTCGGCGAGGCCGGACGCGAGCGGGTGAGCGCCCGCTATGGCGCCGACCGCGAGATCGACGGCTACCTCGCCGCGTACACGCGCCTCGCGCCCGCGTTTCGCTGA